From the genome of Nicotiana sylvestris chromosome 2, ASM39365v2, whole genome shotgun sequence, one region includes:
- the LOC104225459 gene encoding acyltransferase Pun1-like, giving the protein MAVSRIISVSEKIIKASSTTPSPLKNYKLSLLDQVMSTMYIHIAFFYPRPLHHNINKSSKQELAQVLENYLSKTLTSFYPVAGKLKDNVAIECNDDMGAKFLNVELNCSMSDVVNLPDTGPEYLAFPKNLPWKTSYDKGSKFAVAQLSHFKCGGIAVSACLSHMLGDGCTVTNFMNDWATIARYNSSSKNYVTSRPQ; this is encoded by the coding sequence ATGGCTGTCTCAAGAATCATTTCGGTTTCTGAAAAGATTATTAAGGCCTCCTCTACTACACCATCTCCACTTAAAAATTACAAGCTTTCTCTTCTTGATCAAGTCATGAGTACCATGTACATTCACATTGCTTTCTTCTACCCTAGACCTCTACATCACAACATTAATAAAAGTTCCAAACAAGAATTAGCCCAAGTTCTCGAGAATTATCTATCGAAAACCTTAACCTCTTTTTATCCAGTTGCTGGGAAGTTGAAAGATAATGTAGCTATTGAATGCAATGACGACATGGGAGCTAAATTCTTAAATGTTGAACTGAATTGTTCCATGTCTGATGTCGTCAATCTTCCTGATACTGGTCCTGAATatttggccttccccaaaaatttGCCTTGGAAAACTTCCTATGATAAGGGTAGTAAATTTGCTGTGGCTCAACTAAGTCATTTCAAATGCGGAGGAATAGCAGTTAGTGCATGTTTGTCACATATGCTTGGAGATGGATGTACAGTTACTAATTTCATGAATGACTGGGCAACTATTGCACGTTATAACTCTTCATCAAAAAATTACGTGACAAGTAGGCCACAATAG